GAGACTGTGCATTATCCTCAGTGGCTTCTCCAGGGAATCCTTAGAGCCAAGTCATTATTGCACTTGCTTGCTTTTTCCCGGAAACCAAACTCAGAGATGGAATTGGTTCCCAAATCCTAAGGTTCTTCCTTTCTCTCGTGCCCCTTGAGgctttgattttctgctttttggGGGACAAGAGGGAAGGCATTTTCTAGAGCTTTGCAATCCACAGACTATTCTCAGCTCTTGGGTTTGAAACCTGGGATCGCGACTAAGCCTTTGACTTAGTGGATATTTGCTTGCATGCGTgcctgcttgccctctccaaatGTCCATTCTCAGTAGGGGCTGCTAAGCCCTCAGAACCAGCACTAAGGTAGACAAGGACTTGAGGGGGCAAGCCTCTAGTGTGCCCAGGTGCTTCCTACAAAGGAACAAAGTGTGCTCTGAGCCACAGATTGGCAAACCCTGGTGCTTTCTTTCATCTCCCATGAACACAAGGGTTTTCTGGGTGCGGCCAACACCACTGCATCACATACACCTCGAGCTTCTGATAAGACTGCTGGGTTGTGTTGGGCCTGACCCGTTAAGGCTGGAAGAGGCAGCAGGCATTTACTAAAGGCAGTTGTTCCAGGCTCTTCCGTGTTTTTGCTGGCCAAGTAAACTATTTTGAGCACTACAATGGAGGAAATCCGGTCAGCCAACTGCAGAGCTCAGACTTCACTAAGGGCTtgtttttcttcagcttttaCTTGAAGGTGAAGGTAGGATTGACTCCTGCATGGAAAACTCCGCGTTGTCCTACCAGCAGTTCTGCCTTGCACTGTGGTTATCAACTTTGCTCAAATCAAGAGTAGGCAGGTACAAGTAGTGGGCTCACAACGTTTGACCTCGACTGGTTTTTCTAAGTTATTTTGTACCTTTTTCAGCAGCGAAACCAAACTGGGTCTTCAGCTTTATCCCCATTTCTTGCAAGGGAAGAGCCTTTATACAACTGGACACATTTtggtttttcctcattgagaatttTAACCCTTTTGTATTCTTTCTACAATAATttgtaaacatatttatttttacttttttttttttttttttttttttttacttttcaggtCTAATATTTTATACTGCACTTATTTGTCAAAATAAAGATTCTCACATAATGATGGTTATCTCTGAACTACTTTATCCTTGTACTTAAACTGGTTTTATTCCAGTTTCAGAAGAGGTCCTTGGGATACAAATAGTTCTGTCAAGATAGTTGGCAGTGGAACTCAAACAGGGTAAGTAGTCCCAGCTGCCTCTGGACCTGGAGTATACAGCAGACTCCCCTTGTTGGTAACTGAACCTCCCGCggcttaactttttttaattgctgaggaTGGGCAAGGTCTCTGGTGAAATCACTGGCCGATTAGTGAGTCCTAGCTAAGGTTAAAAGTTGGCACTTGCTTCCTCCTTGAGTGACAGCATTTTACCTGGCAGATAACATGGAACTGTGGCCAAGCTGAAAcaatgaaaagcagaaaatattcttTCCTGTGGGAATAGGTAACGAAATGGAGTGACATCGGCAGCCCTGTCAtcccatttattaaagaaacggTAAGAAAAGATACAAGCAGGAAAAACACCAACCATCCTTTCACGTCAGGCTGAACGAAGCACagtgatttctcccctttctccccccacccccccaccccaattcccaTCCATATCAGTTTAAATTTTGAGGTTCTTTGATCAGAGTACTAGTGGAGAGGAGTTAGATGAGCGGTGGAGCCTTGACTCTGGCCTCCTCTAAGTCCCAGGAGAAGGAAGCTGCAGGCCCAGTCAATCAAGCAGACATTGTATTTGGTGGGTCTTTAATGTGGTTGCCCACCTCCCTGTTCTGTGTTCAAGCCCCCAGGGAAAGGTATGGCAGTAGAGGATGACCAGGTCCAAGCTGCCCAGGTCAGAACTGCTGAAGCATGGTCCGTTCACCAATGCAACATTTCTAGAGAGCAGTGAGCTGATTCTCCAGTGGTGAGCAGGGGACTACATATGAACTGGGACCTGCAGGCCAATGTATCCCTGAGGAAAAGTCCACGTGAACAATTCAAGAAACCAGTTAAGAAacaaggggcaggggcagaaagcTGTGGGACAAATGCACAGCAGGCTTCTGGAGGGCTGGAGATCCTTTCTCTAAAGGCCAGGATCATTCCCACCTGTAGTAGTCCATCTCCCACATAGGACATTTCACCTTCAGTcaagaaagcagaggaaaaagatgGCTCATCTGAACTTGAGCCCCAGCTATGTACTTCAGACGGTAGCTCCACATCTACCCTTTCACTTATAACACAGCCCCTGCCCAGAACCACGGTGCTTGAAAACCAAAGTGGTCCTGGAGAGAAAACGGTGTTTAAGGGGGTAACATCCCATTTGGGTACATTGCAGCCATTGGACCCCCTGGTCTGGGGAAAGCAGCTGGGTTTGTGCCAGGGAGGCTCCCCACTCTAGGAAATGGGACCAAAGTCTTGCTCACAGGACCATTCATCCTTGGAAAGGAAGATGGGTTTAGACCCAGGGTCCCAGTTGGCCTTGCAAAAGGACCTGGGTTGATACCCACAGGGCCTGCTGGAGAAgagcccaggggcccaggagcTGACCTGGGGAAATTAACCTGACCAGGTCCTAATGGGCCAGTAGACCTTGGGAAGGCAGCCGGACTTGGACCCTGTAAGCCACTGGCCCTTGGGAAGTTAGCTGGGTTGGGGCCTAGTGGCCCAGAGGTTCTTGGGAAAATTGCTGGGCTTGAGCCCTGGAGGCCAGCAGACCTCTGGAAGGTAGATGGATTTGAAGCCAATGTGCCAGAGGACTGAGAGAAGGAAACTGGATTCAGCCCCCCTGAACCTGACCCCCTTGGAAAGGGATTAGCATTTACCCCCATGGGCCCAGCTGGCCTTGAAAAATGAGCTGAATTAGGACCTAGGGGGCCAGGAGCTCTGGACATGGGAGACGGGTTTGGCCCAGGAAGGCCAATTCCCCGAGAGACAGGACCCGAGTTTGGGCCTATGGGTCCAGGTACTCTTGCCATAGAGGATGGGCTTGTGCCCATGTTTCCAGAAGCCTGTGAGAAAGCAGCTGAATTTGCTCCTAAAAGACCTGCTGCTCTTAGAATGGGGGCAAGATCTAGGCCTTGAGGTCCAGCCATTCTTAAGTTAAGACCAGATCCTGTGCCCAGGAGGCCACCTGCTCTGGTATCCATATTAGGGCCTGGGCCCAGGCCACCTGCCCTTGGGTTGGGCCCAAGACCTGGGCCCAGGCCACCAGCCCTTGGGCTGGGCCCAAGACCTGGGCCTGGAAACATACCCGACCTCGGGGCAGGGTTTGTACTAACAAACCCTGACCTCAGATTAGGACTTGGTCCTGGTCCCAGGCCAACGGGCCTAGGATTAGGAGGACCATTCCCAGAAGTCAACAGGACACCTGCTCTCAGGTTGGGCCCAGACCCAGGGCCCATAGGGCCACCACTTCTGGAGTCAGGACCTGTTCCCAGGAGACCACCGGACCTTGGGTTAGACATAGGACCTGGCCCTGGAAGACCCCCTAACCTTGGGTTAGACAGAGGCCCTGGACCTGGAAGAGCCCCTGCCCTAGGATTTAGGGATGGCCCTGGGCCTGGGCCCGGGCCCAACAGGCCACCAGGCCTTGGGAAAGAAACTGCACCTGCACCAGCGGGATTCATCCCTCTTGGAAAAGAAGCCATGCTTGGGTCACGAGCACCAGTAGGGAAAGGTGCTGGATTTGAAGCCAATGAGCCTGATGAGGTTGGAAAAGGCGAAGGGTTCCTTGGAAATGGGGCCAGATTTCCACCAAGAGAACTGGATGCCATAAGGAAGGGATCAGAATTCATGCCTAGCGGGTGGCCTGTGTTCAAAACAGGACCACCCTGTGGTCCCATGGAACCGTCGAGCCGTCCTCGAGGTGGCAACTGAGCACGAGTCCAAGGAGTTGGCCGCTCTCTAGGGAAAATCCTGGGTTCTTTCATACTTTCTTGGGGACGTTGGTGATAATGGGTTTGGGGCGAGTTTTGAAAAGGATCTTGTTTTTGATGAGTGCTGTCACCAGGTACCGGGTGCCAGTCTTGCAGCCAAGCTCATCAGAGTCCTGCTCCCCAGGAGTGTGTTTGACAAGGACAGCAAAAGGTTTCTCCAGATGGATGATTTTTCCATACAGGATATGATGCCCCACGATCAGCACAGGGATTCCCTTTGGCAGAACAAGAATGAAATGCCTGAGGTTCAGGGCAAGGTCATAACACTCAGGTGCCTTCTAGAGATGCTCTTGGCGAGCAATACTGGCACCTCCACTCCCTGGCATGACTCTACTGCTGTTTAAGAGCCATATCAGACAACCACCCTCATACCCTTTTTACTCTTCCTAGCCCCAGGTAAGagaatttcctctttttagaACTGTGATTTTTCCAGATTCCCCAAAGCTAAGTTTCCCTGCCATTGCAGGGGTCAGGGGAGAACAAGCAGAGAGCTTAGATTAGCTAGACCTCGAATAACAAACCTGAGGGCAGTCCTCACTCTGGGTCCTGGGAGCACCACCTTGGTGTAGCTTGCTTTCCTGAGGCATTaggcagggaaagaaaagtcCCCTCACCTCAGTGGTGTAATGTAGGTCTCCCAGGAGGTTTCCAGCTAATCCAGTGCTGTAGCGAGCCTCGATCTCCCCCTGTAGCTCCATCAGCACCCATTCTGCCAGGCCTCCAGCCCCAGCACTGCAAGCAAAGGGCTGGCGGTTACAATATTTTTGAGGGGTGAAGGATGAATAGTGTCCTACACCACCATTCAAGGCCCAAAggaactccttgctgagcacaagTTCTTGGGAAATTAGGCAGTGCTAGGCACTGATCTACAGACGAAATGCAAGGATGTGTGCAATGCACCTGAGGACCCTGATTCTTCTAGGAAAATGTCAAACCTACGTAACACCCTCATCATTCGAGCTAAACAAAAGAGTCTCAAAACGTACTCACCTGGAAATAACAATTTGCACCATGAGCTTTCCGTCTTTAAAAAGCAACTGAAAGTAAGCtgtagaggaaaaacaaatttaggataataataatgatagctaaTACTTATCATGTACTGTGTGTGAAGCAGCTTTCTAAGTGCTTTagacagattttatttcatttccctaaaaatgttatataagtagtagatgttttttatttgacactgaTACAACTGATAAAACATTGCTGAAGATCACCACGGGTCAATAATGCGATGGAAAGTAAGGTCATGTACTTACTAGTCAACGAGCCAGAACTTGAACATAAAATGTAACACTATAGCCCACACTGCTGACCACTATGCTAATCTGCCTTTCTCAAGAATGTTCTATTTTCTATtctgcatgttaaaaaaaaaaaagaaaaaccacacacacacactaaagaaTTTGGGGcactggggcaccagggtggctcagtgggttaaagcctctgccttcggctcaggtcatgatcccagggtcctggaatcgagccccacatcgggctctctgttcagtggggagcctgcttcctcctctctttctgcctgcctctctgcctacttgtgatctctgtcaaaaaaataaaatcttaaaaaaagaaaagaaaaaaagaatttggggcacatgggtggttcagtgggttttaagcctctgccttcagctcaggtcattatctcagggtcctgggatcgagacccgcatcaggctctctgcctgcctctctgcctacttgtgatctttgtcaaataaataaataaaatctttaaaaacaaaacaaaaaacaaaaaattcatttagattttacttttccctttggtattataaaaattcaaacttcCTAACACTCTAGTTGTCTTTCAAGGTTCAAGGGACCTCCTTTAACAAAAGCCAATTAGCAAAGTCCTTCAGGCAACTCTGGTGAATGGTAAGCAGCTATCTAACATGACTCTCATTATATGCCTTGACTATCTTTCATTGAGGTATACCCAGACATTCAACTTTCATTTTATGCAACAGTACCACCTGGTGGCAAGTTTGTGGTACTCTAAACAAATGgctaaaaagattattttttgcCTGAGACAACTGGCTTCACTTGTCTTTCTAGGAACGGTGGATTCACAGGGGCCTGAGGGATGGGGGATCTAAACTACACGTACTGTATAAGTGTTTCCAATAAATCAATGGAACTCAGTGGAAAGTTGTTAGTCTAATGTCTGCCAATtgtagcactgtatgttaatagGTGTGCACAAGCTTAGCAAACACtggattaaaaagttaaataggtTTCTTGACTGATAATGTTAACCTTCATTTTGGATCTCCAGGGAAAAAGTATATTGGCTTACAGGACAGCAGAACTTCTCTATTCTTGAGCAGCAAATATCCCTTGGGAACACAAGGTCAGTCAATTCACTGGTcttcaaattcaaatataaaCAGTAGCTAAAACCTgcagaatttttattatgaatcaGATGCTGTACAGGTCTAAGAACCTAGACCACCTGTCTTTATCTATACTCATAATCAATATGTTCCCAAAAGAACGTATCCCAAAAGAAAACCTACACTCCCAAAAGAAAACCAAGCACTAGTGAGAATGAAATACATCAAAGCATCAGGCAGGCACTGCAGACAGGAGAGCTGGTCAGAAGCACAATGGTGGATCAAGAAGGCATCTGTAAGTCAGAcgtgattttttgttgttgttgttttgtttttaaagattttatttatttgccagagagagagagagagaaagcgagtacacacaagtaggcagagaggcaggcagaggcagcgagagaagcaggttccctgccgagcaaggagcccaatgtggactcgatcccatgaccccgggattatgacctcagcagaaggcagcggcttaacccacttagccacccagacatccctgtaAGTCAGACGTTTTGAGAATAAATATGGGGGCTCAAGGGCAAAGGTCTTGTGACAAGATAGGGAGTCCCTAAAATACCATCAACTGAACcaaaagcacttttaaaattcttctaagGTTTCTTGAAAAAAGGATTACAATTTAAAATCAGAAGACTTAAAAGTCAGGTTCCAGCCTGTAAGTGTAGAACTTTTCACTGTGTCATCATACGCAAGTCACTTAATGACCATAGGGCTAACACCTAGATTATCTGACTCATCAAACTACTGTGAAGACCATGTATATGCAAAATGGTTTAAAgacagcagcttttttttttaagagaatggaaaaagcAAATTGGTATTTCCACACTATAATTTTGACTGTAATTTAGAGAATGGTAGGTATGTTTTAGCCATGAATCAAAAAAACCTCAGTAACTAGAAACTGAAGTTGGAAAGTTTCTAAAGGTTAACAAATGCATACAGACTAAAGGGTTCTTATATCTAAGCTCCTGATGACTGATAATGCACTAAATGTTTCTTGATGGATATAGTTATAGTAATACACAGGTAGTTTCTGAGAAGCAATTAAGTGTTCACACAGATAAACAAGTTCTACGAAGACCACAACAGGGAAGGAAATCAATCTCTAAGGCCTTTGGAAACACGTCTGAGAGGAGTACCTATAGACTGTTTAAGGGCGATGCAGAGATATTTTCAGTGCATTCCACATTTCCTGGACAGCTTCCTGTTGGAACAGGAATTCACAACGTGGCCCAAGGGGGCAAAGGAAAACAGATGTCTGAGAGCTGGATCAGAAGAGCTTTACCCACTTATATAGGAGGTCCTGCCTCAGAAGATCTCTAGATACTGGCAAACATCTAGGAACGctcctaaaaatacaaattctgggGCCTACATGTTCACCATTCTGCTGCTGTCCCTAGTCAGAGTGGTCAGACCTATGCTAGTCCCACTGGGAAGCTGCAGCTATGAACACAAATGAAGTTTAGACCCACTTGTAAGGGTCTAGCTCACAGGAACCTGTAGACCGGCCTGGCTACATTAATGTACATGGGAGTGTATTTACTGAGTTAGTAAGAAAGAACAGAAGGCATtcttttagcaaattttaaaattccactttaggggtgtctgggtagggCAGTTAAAtgtccagctcaggtcatgattatcacgattgtgagactgagccccatgttcaGCAGAGAATCTACTTGAGTCTCCCTTccaaaaaaaagattctctcttcctctctgcccctcccactcatgcatgcatgctctctcaaacaaatcttcAAAATTCTACTTTAATGCCTTAAAAATAGGCTATCACCTGAattttattattcctctttttgCTCCTTGAGGTACTACTCTAGGCAACTGTTCTCAGGGCCAGAGTAGGTAGGTATACCTGGGTACTTCATTGAGAACACACCTGATGGTGGTGACAGTGAATGTGTATTTCACTTAATGTAGAGTTGACTAAGAAGAATCTGTAACATGCAGCCCAATCTGTCCCTATACCCTTGTCAGTAGGTAGGCAGTAGGAAAACGAAGAGGTGGAGTAGCGCgtaatacaaatcaaatcctACTAGTAATAACAAACGTAACATTATATttcctataaaacaaaacaaaacaaaaatcctaagtCTTCAGTCTCAGCTAAGTCCAACAATGAAGACAAGTAGAACAATTTCTACATGTTTGTTCTAAGATACTGCTTGTACAAAAACTGCAGATTAAAAACATATGAAGACACAGcctgaaaaataaatcatgaaactAAAAGGAGTCAATGGAAGAGTTTGCTTAGCACCTCTCTCAAGAGTTTAATCCCAGATTTGGTGATGACCAACTTCTCCACAGGTAAAGAACACTAACTCTAGGCTGACAGTATGTGTAACTGTAGAGCCAAGGAAAAAATTTGGCAATGTCActttttgaaagacatttaaTTCACTGTACTTCAGAGTGGAGTCTCACCGGCTGTAACTAGTGGAGACCTGGAGCAAGGAAAGTGGGGGAAAACCCCCAAACTTCTTTCTCCTGAAATGATTTCAACTCCTTCCACCCCCATCTGTCAAAAAAGGaggacattttttcctgtttaattttttggGCCTTCACATCACCAAATAAACAATCCAGTTTTATAGTCTTAACTTAGTCAAAAGCAAACTTTT
The DNA window shown above is from Mustela nigripes isolate SB6536 chromosome 17, MUSNIG.SB6536, whole genome shotgun sequence and carries:
- the CHTF8 gene encoding chromosome transmission fidelity protein 8 homolog, producing MVQIVISSAGAGGLAEWVLMELQGEIEARYSTGLAGNLLGDLHYTTEGIPVLIVGHHILYGKIIHLEKPFAVLVKHTPGEQDSDELGCKTGTRYLVTALIKNKILFKTRPKPIITNVPKKV
- the DERPC gene encoding decreased expression in renal and prostate cancer protein — encoded protein: MKEPRIFPRERPTPWTRAQLPPRGRLDGSMGPQGGPVLNTGHPLGMNSDPFLMASSSLGGNLAPFPRNPSPFPTSSGSLASNPAPFPTGARDPSMASFPRGMNPAGAGAVSFPRPGGLLGPGPGPGPSLNPRAGALPGPGPLSNPRLGGLPGPGPMSNPRSGGLLGTGPDSRSGGPMGPGSGPNLRAGVLLTSGNGPPNPRPVGLGPGPSPNLRSGFVSTNPAPRSGMFPGPGLGPSPRAGGLGPGLGPNPRAGGLGPGPNMDTRAGGLLGTGSGLNLRMAGPQGLDLAPILRAAGLLGANSAAFSQASGNMGTSPSSMARVPGPIGPNSGPVSRGIGLPGPNPSPMSRAPGPLGPNSAHFSRPAGPMGVNANPFPRGSGSGGLNPVSFSQSSGTLASNPSTFQRSAGLQGSSPAIFPRTSGPLGPNPANFPRASGLQGPSPAAFPRSTGPLGPGQVNFPRSAPGPLGSSPAGPVGINPGPFARPTGTLGLNPSSFPRMNGPVSKTLVPFPRVGSLPGTNPAAFPRPGGPMAAMYPNGMLPP